Within the Medicago truncatula cultivar Jemalong A17 chromosome 4, MtrunA17r5.0-ANR, whole genome shotgun sequence genome, the region TTTTTCCTAGAATCAACACATGTTAAcacttttcttatattttttaaaattataatttatagatttGAAAATTCGTGATTTAGATTTCATTtagtcaattttaaattttaccattgattatatattatttatggatatagatttttttaataggaattATGAAGAAGATTAATGAAATTAGCACCCTATGCGGAGTAGAAGCATGTGCAATAATTTCAGAGCAAAACAGCCCTCAAGTAGAGGTTTGGCCATCAGATTCAGGGGTCAGAAGTGTGATATCTAGGTTTAGGAGTTTGCCTGGagttgaacaaagtaaaaagatGGTGGATCAGGAGGTCTTCTTGAGGCAAACCATTGGGAAAGTCTACGGGCAGTTGAAGAAGCAAAGGTTGGAAACCAGAAAGAAGGAAATGACCAATATCATTGATCATTATATTCAAACCG harbors:
- the LOC25492504 gene encoding agamous-like MADS-box protein AGL80, producing the protein MTRNKVKLAYITGDSKRSITFRKRKNGIMKKINEISTLCGVEACAIISEQNSPQVEVWPSDSGVRSVISRFRSLPGVEQSKKMVDQEVFLRQTIGKVYGQLKKQRLETRKKEMTNIIDHYIQTVEFNGNSMSKYDLNDFSSFIDENLKEVDRKMKEMTIKDQDEVGNEVGL